In Candidatus Hydrogenedens sp., the genomic window CGTTAAACAATTGCATCCGTTGTTCAGAGGTCATATTCCAGATATTATCCGATAATTGGATAACACCTGCAAGAGCCTGCCGACGGATAGATTCGTTCTCCGTTGTGCGTGCAAGTTCCAGTAATGCATTTAAAGGCTCTGCATTTCGCCAGTTGGAAAGAGAACGAATCAAAGATTCTTTTACGGCGTCTTCGGATTCGTGAAGATATTTGAGCAGCAAAGGTAATGAACTATCTACTTTACGCTGGGCTATTTTTTCCAATGCGGCTTTCTTTATTGTTGCAGAAGGATTTAATTCTAATAAAGCAGTAATCCGTTGTACAATTTCTTCATCCGTTGCTGTTGATTTTTGTGCTAAATTCAGACATGTTTCAAGTAAAGTATCTCTCTGGGGCAGTTCTGGATTAGCACGAGCAAACTCAATCAGGACAGGAACGGGCGTATCATCAGGCCAATTATTTAACGCCTGCATCACTATACCCAATTTATCTGCGGGAGTGTTTGCATTTATATATGTGTTCAATTTTTCCCATCCTTTAGCATGACCTGAGCGCGCAAGTACACGAAGTAAAACCGTTTGCACGGGTAATGCAGGATTGGAATCCAGTACGGACGAAATTTTTGCTAATTGTGTTTCTGTTTCTTCTGGTTTCAGCAATGCAATCTTTATAATTAGTTCTTCAAATAATTCCTGTTCCTCTCCTGAACTGGCTCCCGATAATATTTGCAAAACGGTATCGAGCATTTCTGGATTAGGTTGTTCTATCAGGCTTTTTATAGCCGATATTCTACATTCGGGGTCAGCATCCCCGGCGGATTGAAGTATTATAGGTTCACTCCCGGGAACTTTTCTTGCAGCAACTAAAGGTAAAAGAATTTTCTTCAAGGTAGGATTAATATCCGATTTCTTTAAAATGTCTAACATTCCCTGTCCTGCATCATCTCCGGGCATTGAAGCAAGACTTGCCTTTGCTAATTCTGCTTCCGTTCCCTCTCCAAGGGCTTTGGAAATAAGTAATGCTACTTCCGACTTGCCACCTATTACGCCCAGTGCATTTATGCTGGCTTCTCGAATTGACGGATTCTCACTATTGAGACTGTTAACTACATACGGTAGTATATCCTTTCTTTTTTGTGAAGCAAACAGATTGATAAATTGAACCTGATTTTCGGGCGAAGCAAATGCCATTTCTTTGCATACAGCATTCAAAAGAAGTTGTTTATTTTTTATCAGAGGTGTAGCACCAATAACGAGACGAACAAAAGCGGAATCAGGGTCACTCAATGATTTAACCAAAACTTTAACCCCTTCCTCTTCGGAATATTTTAAGAGACTGCGAAGTGATGCTATACGAAGTGAAGGGGGATATGTGTTATCTGCACTTATATCGCGGATAACCGATAAAGCATCCACGGATTTTTTCTTTGCTAATATTTTATCAGCACATGCAAATGCTTGTTGTGTCAATTTCAAGCGTGCTGATTCAACGGCTTGTGAGCGAGCCGTCCATAAGGCAGAAAGAGCACTTTCATCTTCCATCATGCACAAAGCAGAACCTGCCGCAATGACCGTATCTGGTTCATTATTATTCAAGAATACGGCTATAGCAGGTATAGATTTTAAATCTTTTCGTAAACTAAGGGAAGTCATGATTCCAATACGATTTTTACCTTCTGTTGTTTGTAATGCATTTCGTAAGGAACGAGCCGCTAATTCTCCGGGTATTTTTTCGAGAGCAAAACGGGCTGAATCAAATAACTCGGGAACCTGTAATAAATCGGTTAAAACGGGAACAGATATCTGGGTGCCTAATTCTCCTAATTTTGAGCATACATATTTTTTAGCATCTGTTGTTGCATCGGAAAGCAGGAACTTAATCATTTCCTTTTCAACACTTGTCATAGACCTTTTATCCGATGTCATAACACGGAGGTACTCGTTAATCTGAGTTATTGCGGCACGACTATCTAAGGCTTTGTATCCTTTTATCCGTTCCAATAACTCAGCAAGGGGAATATAACGATTTTCTTCCCAGATACGAACCTCATTAGGTCCTGGAAAATCTTCTGGGACCGATTGGGTTACTTTACCTGTTGCACACCATTCAGCCCCACGCAGGAATGTAGTAAGGAAGCCGGCACATTGCAATGCAACAGGAGTATCCTCCTGAGGATGTCCTAAAACGGTCTGGAAAATTCTGCCTTTGCCATATTGAACGGTGAACAGAATAGGCTCATGTTCGCCGGTTCCTTTTTCTTCAGGACTGGAATATGCAGTTGCGAGAACCGTTAAGTTTTCCGCTGGACCGCGTAGACGGTCGTACAACTCATCTTTTGCATGGAGCCATATCGGAGGAAGTCCTTTTGTGATGGGATGGTTGCGGTCGCGTATAACAACCTGGAAGGTGTGCTGTGTTCCATGGCTACCGCCAGGTCCCGGAGTATTATCTTTTATCACCTTACCATCACGCCAGCGGACATACGGACCCCAGCGTTCATCACGGTTGCCCCAACCACCAAGACCGATAATCTTATTAAATTCAGGCCATTCAGGAAAGGCATTATTAGCGGCATGATAAACAACAACGCCCCCACCATTTTCGACATAAGATACAAAAGATTGTTTTACCTTCTCAGGCCAGGGGTCTCCGTTGTAATCTAAAATGACCACCTGATAATTTTGGAATTCCGGCTGAAAGGTGGAAAAATCACCGCCCTGAGCAGGTGCTTGTAATACATCTACTTGAAATAGCCCCGTTTTCTCCAGAGCATCTTTCAAAATGGGGGAACTGATGTCCCAGCGATGGTTATTTTGTCCTGTTACTATTAGGGCTTTTATGGTAGGTTCGGCAATAAGGTTTATGGGGATAAAGGTGAACATAAGGGCTACAAGGAGTATTCCCATAATCATTTGTTTTGTTCTATAACTCATATTATTTCTCCTATGTATGAAAAAAGGTTCATAAGTAATTACTATATATTTAGGTGCCACGGCTCACGCATAGGTCTGCAGAGCATACGATTGGCTTCTGAATCATTTATAAAGGTTTCTGAATCGGGGTCAAATTTTAAGGGTCTGCCTAATTTCAGGGCTATAAGTCCCAGATGACCAATCATGATAGAATGATGTGCTACTTCAGCAGGAGTAATCGTTTTTTTGCGTGTGCGGACGCATTCTAAAAAGTTTCCAATATGATTGGAAGAACGGTATAAATGTAATTCATGCGGTTTAATTTCCGTTTGAACCAGAGACCGCGGGAAAGCATCGAAGGCACCCCGGTCTACATGTATCCAGCCTTCTGAACCTTTAAATAAAACGCCACCTTTTTGCCGTGCCGTTACTAACATATCAAAACCTTCTTTAAATTTGCACAGGAATTCATAATCTTCTACAGTGTCAAAAAGCCCATCTTCTGCTTTAGGCCAATGCCCACCTCTTGGGATAATTTCGACAGGGCCTGTAAGTTCCGTTCCCATTCCCCATTGAGCTATATCACAATGATGTCCAGCCCAATCGGTTAATTGTCCCCCAGCATAATCACTAATCCAGCGGAAATTCCAATGACAACGGGCTTCACAATAAGGAGCATACGGAGCGGGACCTAACCACATATCATAATCGAACCATGGAGGTGGGTCTGATGGAGTCGTGCTACCTTTATTAATTGAATTTTTAGAAGGGAGACCTACAACAACATATTTCACTTCGCCGATGTATCCGTTACGAACAAGTTCGCATGCTTGACGAAAATGTTCCTGAGACCTCTGCCAACTACCGGTTTGCCAGATTCTGCCGTATTGTTCCACGGCATCTACAATGGCTCTACCTTCCTTAATAGAGCCTGCTAATGGCTTTTCTCCATAAATATCCTTTCCTGCTTTTGCTGCCATGATTGCAGGGATTGCATGCCATTGGTCTGGTAATGCCAACGACACCGCATCAATATCTTCCCGAGCAATTAATTCACGGAAATCGTTATAACCTGCACAGTCCTGGTTGCCATAACGGTCATTGACTTTTTTCATTGCTGATTCACGATGCTTTCCATCTACATCACATACCGCTACGACTTGTGCAGATGGTTGGTCAAGGAAACCTTCCATATTGGATGTTCCCATACCGCCGACACCGATACAACCGATTGTAATTCGTTCACTGGGAGGAACTGCTCCATCAAGTCCTAATGCTCTACCCGGAATGATATACGGGAATGCAACGGTTGCCAATGAAGCAAGCCCTGTCCTTTTTAAGAATTCCCTTCGATTTATGGATTCCTTTTTTTGCCTTTTCCGTTTCATAAAAATTACCTCCATAGATTGGGTTTTGCTATATCAATAAAAAGATTTTTCTATCATATCAGACTATCAAAACAAAAAACGAGTTTTAATTGCAAGGGAAAAAATAAATTTTTTCTTTTACCTATAGCAATGAGATTTTGAAAAGTCTAAAAATTATAATTTCTTTTGTTTTATTTGATTTTCTAAAATATGAATTGTTATGGTAATTTTTATAAAACTTTTGACAATCTTGTATTATAAGGAGACAAGCAATGAGTCATAAAACCTTGTTTGGAATACCTCTTTCGGATAAAACCATAAAGAAAGGAGAGAAATTAAAGAAGAAGTTTGCCAAAAAGTTTGGATACACAGGTACCGATGAGTTCCCTCTAATTGCTAAACCCAATGATATATTATCTCCTTTTATTAATTTGCATGATGTTTTTTCCGAGAAAGAAGGTGTTCCTCTTGACCCCAATAAAGGTATGGCTATTGGAACAATTCGTATGGGATATGGTCATTATCGCATTGGAATGGCAATAGCCTCCGCTGTTAATTACGCGGGTTATATTCCTTATTGGTTTGATTTATTGAATTTTAATAGTGCCGGGGCACGAATGATTCGTTATCTGGATTATTGGTATTCCCTGGGTTCGCGTATATCCCAAAAATCAAAGCTATTTAACCGTTTCTTTTGGGACCCCTTGATGGGCAAATGGTATCGAGGGTTGGAAAAGAATTATCCCGTGATGGCAACTGCAGAAATATTATCGGATGTATATCGTCAACTCGATTCTAATATTCCTGTTTTGGCGACACATCCCTTTAATGCACAGGGTGCAAGTTTTGCAGGGATAAAACGAGTGTTAAATCTTATTCCAGATAATTGTCCATTAGGTTTTCATCTTTCACCGCATGCGTTGCAGATAGTACAGGGGCCTTCTGAATATTTTGGTTTCCGAACATTACGAGGAATGATTCCACCAGGTATCGGGAAGGGAATTCCACAAAACCAAATAAAAGCAGTTGGACACTATGTTGACCATGAATTATTGGCTCCCTTAGAGGAAGATGTGCAAAATCGTATATCCCGTATGGATAAAAAAGAACCTCGTCGATTTTTAATTTCCATTGGAGGAGCCGGGGCACAGCAAGATTTGCTCGTAAATATTGTGAAGTTTTTATGGAAATGGATAAAAGAGGGGAAATTGATTCTATTTGTGAATTTTGGAGACCATGCAAATGCATTAGAATACTTTAAGAAAAATATTCCACAGTTTGAGGACTTGCTTATTTTGCACAATCAGTGGGAGGAAACAAAGCAGTTTGTAAAGAAAGCAATAAACAACGAGATAACAGGGACACTTCATGGTTTCCTTCACGAAAATACCTATTCTGCTGTTTATACAACAAATTTATTGATGCGTCCAAGCGATTTATTAATGACTAAACCGAGTGAACTTGCCTTTTATCCGATACCCAAACTATTATTAGAACGAGTTGGCGGCCATGAGGCATGGGGCGCCATTCGTGCCAGTGAAATTGGTGATAGTACCCCGGAATGTGTGGGGCTTGATTTTACATTGCAGGTGCTAAACATGCTCGTTGAGGAAGATGATTTGCTGAAAATGTATAATGAACAAATCCTACTACTTAAAAAGATTGGCATTTATGATGGGGCATACAAAGCAGTAGAAATTGCTTTGGAGAAGAAATTATAAAAGGGCTATTCTTACTTTTATAGAATTTTATAGAATTTTAATAGAAGCTACTATAGAAAATATCCATCAACTACACTTTATTTTTGAACTATGCCAATATAATGATATGAAATAGTAGATTTTTAATCAAAACAATAAAGAATTTTTATATAAAAAAATACCCTAAAAGTATTTGACATTATTAGTTTAATCTTGTATTATATTAATATAATAGTTGTTAATGTTAATTTAAAATTTAATATAACAACAATTCTTAAAGTTATCCGTGCTACTTGTGAGGGCTAATACATACAAAGTTCGGATAACAAAAAAGAAAGGAGAAGGGTTATGAAAAAACAGGGTTTCACACTTATTGAACTACTCGTCGTCATTGCCATTATTGGTATTCTTGCGGCAATTTTGCTGCCGGCACTCGCTCGAGCGCGAGAAGCAGCACGTCGTTCCTCCTGCCAGAATAATCTGAAACAATGGGGAACTGTCTTCAAAATGTATTGTAACGAGGCGAAAGGTGAAAGATTTCCGCCGTTACAGATTGTAAAAAGTGCTCAAGCTTCAGAACCTTATAAGGTTGCTTTGGCTGCTGCTCCAGCTGTTGAGACCATTTATCCTGAGTATCTCACAGACCCATCTATTGCCGTTTGCCCATCAGATGCCCGTGATACCACTCAGTATTTAAAGAAACAAGACGGAACTACCTGGTTGATTGATGAGCCAGAACGCTTGGATGCCAGTTATGCTTATGTTGGTTGGGTATTAGACCGTTGCAAAGAGGCTGGAATTAGTAATGTGGGTAGTTATCCAACATTGAATTCGTTGATGTCTCTTTTAGGGGGACAGGCTCCGGACCCCAGTGCACCTGTTCCCAGACAATTTGCTGCAGCAGTAGATAAACTGCTCAATGATTCACTTACTTACATTGGAGCATGTTTAAATCCAGGAAATGCTGCGGCAGCACAAGAATTGAAACGGATTGTAGATAGTGATATTTCGGTTCCAGTACCTCTCGGCAATGGAGGTAGCAGTACGATATACCGCCTCCGTGAAGGTATTGAAAGATTCTTAATTACGGATATTAATAATCCAGCCGCATCCAATAACGCTCAGAGTGAAGTCTATATTATGGTAGACCAATTCTCTGCCTATGGTGCTATAGATTTCTTCAATCACCTTCCGGGCGGTTGCAATGTGCTTTACATGGATGGTCATGTTGAGTTTATCCGTTACATCGGTTCTAACGATACAACCAATCCAGACCTCAATGCTACGGAACCCATTCTACCGAGTTTTGGTGTAGTAATCGGTGTTATCGCTCAAGCAGGTGGTTATCAATAACAAATTAATTTATAGCCCTCACAAGAAATTTCATGGGGACAGCAAAAGCTGTCCCCATTTTATAGTTTTTCCGAAAAAGTTGTATTTTTGAGTCTTTTCTGCTGGTATTTTATAAGACAGGCAATAAAACAATCTATGATTGTAAGAAAAACAGGAATATTTAAGATAGCCTTTATTTTTTATTTTAAGCTTGATAAAAATTTGACTTTTGACTTGTAACTATGTATTATTAATATTGTAGTTATTAAGTGTTCTTTAATAATTTAACAAACAATTAAACCCGAATGTTATCCGGGCGACTTGCGAGGGCTTAGATAAAAAATGTCTCGGGTAACAGAAGAAAAAGGAAAGGAGTAGGGTTATGAAAAAACAAGGTTTCACACTCATTGAACTACTCGTCGTCATCGCCATTATTGGTATTCTCGCCGCAATATTGTTGCCGGCACTTGCCCGTGCACGAGAAGCGGCACGTCGTTCCTCCTGTCAGAATAACCTGAAACAGTGGGGTGTCGTATTGAAGATGTATTGCAACGAAGCAAAAGGTGAAAGATTTCCGCCGTTGCAAGTTGTCAGAACAAAGTGCGAAAATCCAGCAGAAAATTACAAATTTGCAATTGCAGCAGCACCTGCCGTAGATACTATTTATCCTGAATATCTGACAGATCCCTCCATTGCCATCTGTCCGTCGGATGCACGGGATACCGCACAGTACCTGAAAAAACAGGATGGTACCACATACTTAACATGTGAACCAGAACGCATTGATGCCAGTTATGCTTATTTAGGTTGGGTCTTCGACCGTAATAAAGAATTAGGAACAGCGCCACTGAGTAACTACTCCGTATTGAATAGTCTCATTTCATTAATGGGTGGTCAGGCAGTCAGTAGTTCTTCCCCTGTTCCAATTCAATTAGCAGAAGCCGTCAGCAAATTAATCACTGACTCACTTACACCTATAGGTGCTTGCATTAGCAGTCCTAACCAAGCAGCTGCAACTCAATTAATGGCAATTGCTGACAGAGATATCTCTGTTCCAGCAGGCACAGGAAATGGTGGAAGTAGCACAGTATACAGACTTCGTGAAGGTATTGAAAGATTCTTGATTACGGATATTAATAATCCAGCCGCATCAAATAATGCTCAGAGTGAAGTCTATATCATGTTAGACCAATTCTCTGCCTATGGTGCCATTGATTTCTTCAATCACCTTCCGGGCGGTTGCAATGTGCTTTACATGGATGGTCATGTTGAGTTTATTCGTTACATCGGTTCTAACGATACAACCAATCCGGATGTAAATGCTACAGAACCTATATTGCCCAGTGTTGGTGTTGTTATTGGTATCATATCTCAAGCAGCTGGTTATCAATAATATTTAACTTTTTCCGCCCTCGCAAGGAATTCCATGGGGACAGTAGATGCTGTCCCCATTCTTTTTTTAAATACATAAAAACTGTACAAATCATTTATATAGTGAAAAAATTTGCAGTATATTAATTTTTGTGGTATGATAGTTCTACTATTACAAATGTGGTTTCATTTTTATGTTAGTAAAAAAGTCTCCAGACATAATACAAAAATTGGATATACTTACTCGTGGGGCAAAATACGATGTTTCTTGTGCATCCAGTGGTGTAGAAAGAAAATCATCAACCGGAAAACTGGGAAATACTTTGTCAGGGGGGCTTTGCCATAGTTGGTCATCAGATGGAAGATGTATTTCCCTTCTAAAAACACTTCAAACTAATTATTGCCATAACAATTGTGCCTATTGTATTAATCGTTGCAAAAATGACATAAAACGGACAACAGTGGCTCCTGAGGAATTGGCAAATATAACTTATGAATTTTACCGCAGAAATTATATCGAGGGGCTTTTCTTGAGTTCAGGAATATTTAACAATGCTAATCGCACTATGGAACTTATGTTAGACACGGTAAAGATATTAAGGAAACGCTATGGATTTAATGGATATATTCATATGAAGATACTTCCGGGAGCCGAAGAAAACGCCATCGAAGAGGCTATTTTGTGGGCAGATAGGGTAAGTATTAATGTGGAATTACCAACAACATCCTCTTTGCAATTACTTGCTCCACAAAAAGATTTGAAACAAATTATTGCTACAATGCGTAAAATAAATGTAATTCGAGAAAAGTTGCTTTCTTCCTCACAGGGAAATGGTTTTTACGCCAAGAGCGGTCAAAGCACCCAGATGATTATCGGTGCTACCCCAGAAACGGATTGGCAAATTTTACGACTTTCGGAATATCTGTATAGAAATATTCAATTAAAGCGAGTATATTACTCTGCCTATGTTCCATTAAATCAAGACCCTATTTTACCTTCTTTTACGAACCCACCTTTGCGACGCGAACATCGTTTATATCAAGCGGATTGGCTTCTTAGGTTTTACAAATTTTCATTAGATGAACTTCTTACAGAAAAAAATCCTAATCTTGACGAGCGTTTTGACCCTAAAGTCTCTTGGGCATTGAGACATTTACAGTTTTTTCCTGTGGAAATTATGCGAGCGGATATATTCCAGTTGCTCCGTGTTCCTGGGATAGGTCCTACATCAGCCCGAAGGATTATACAGGCAAGGAAAACCGGGACATTGAATATGGATATCCTGAAAAAATTAGGGGTTGTCGTTAAAAGGGCTATTTATTTTATAACTATACAGGGAAGATATTTTGGTAGCATTTCTTTAGACCATCCTCTATTGCCTGAAAAACTTTTAGAACGAGAATTTCCTAATGATGTAGAAGTCGGAGATTTGTTTAATCATGAACAACAACTTGCCTGAAAAGCAGCCTCCAGAAAAAACTGACTGGCTATTGTTTCCCCAAGAAATAAGCCGCGATGATATTGAAAAAGAGATTAAGAAAACCCCGATTGCTATACAAAAAATATTAAATTACTATCTTTTAACAGACTTTGAAAGCAAATATGAAGAAATTCATCTTTTTTTAAAGCATTTCAATGAAAACAAGAAAATACCGATTGCAAAAATAAATAACCCTGTTATTTATAAAATAATAAAAACAGCGAGAAGTATCCAGAGACAAATTCATAAATTGATGGGATTACTTCGTTTCCGAGAAATTGAAGGCGGGTATCTCTATGCGTCATTTACTTCTGATTTCAATATAATAGGTCCTCTTTCTTTGCATTTTTCACGAAGGTTCCCCGAGGAAAAACTTATAATTCACGATACAAAACGGAGGAAAGCCTTATTCGTAGAAAAAGGAAAGTTATATGAAGTAGTTTCTCTTAATACATTGCCATCGGATACAGATGAGGAAAGTTTTTTTCGATAATTATGGCAAAGGTATCATCAAAATATCTCTATTACAGAGAGAGAAAACAAGAAACTTCAGAGGCAAAATATTCCTCTTAAATTTCAACATTGGTTAACGGAATTTAAGGGTTCCTGTGCTCTCCCCCAATTAGATGGGAATAGGGAAAATATTTAAATAGAAATATTTTTAAGAGACATTATTACTTTCTTACCTACCGAGATGGAATAGGAATTGCAAATAGGTTAGGTAGTAAGAATGTTTCTGTTATAGGGATTGAAGATACAACCTTTTTCAATATTTAGATTTCGATATAGACCTTATTCAATTAAGAAATCCCTATTGGAGAATAATTATAATAAATGCACTTGTTTTAATTATAAATAGTTTAGGGAAGAATAGATGCATATTATATTAGCAAAACCTCGTGGATTTTGTGCGGGTGTTGAAAGGGCAATTCATTGCGTCAAACGCGCCCTGGAATTATTTGGAAAACCGGTATATGTCCTGAACCATATTGTTCATAATACTCATGTTGTAGAAATGCTAAAAAAACAGGGGGCTATTTTTGTGCGGAATATAGAAGATGTTCCGACAAATTCTATTTTACTATTCAGTGCCCATGGGGTTGGACCGGAACAATGGGAAAAAGCACGGAAAAGAAATTTAAAAATAATTGATGCTACTTGCCCATTAGTAGAGCGTGTTCATCGTTTAGCAAAGAAATACGCAGAACAGGGTTATACGATATTACTTATAGGAGATGCAGGGCATGATGAAACTATCGGGACAATGGGCTGGGCAAAAGGGAATGTATTTTTAGTTCAAAATGTCCGCGATGCAGAAACAATCGAAATTCCAGAAACCAATCGTATCGCTTATATAACTCAAACAACTTTGAGTGTAGAGGATTGCAAAAAAATTGTGGATATTCTCCAACAGCGTTTTCCTAATTTACAATCTCCATCCCGCGGAAATATATGTTATGCAACAACGAACCGCCAAAAAGCCGTGCTATCTTTAGCGGAAAAAGCAGATATTGTAATTGTTGTAGGAGATTCGGAAAGTGCAAACAGTCGCCGACTTGTAGACATAGCCAAAAGTGCAGGTAAAATTGCCTATTTGGTTCTCGATGCCACAGAAATTCAACCGAAGTTTTTAGAAGGGGTAAAAACCGTTTTAATCACTTCTGGAGCATCTGTTCCTGAGGAACATGTTCAGGGAGTTATCCAGTTTTTATCTTCTATTGAAACCTGCACAATCGAAGAAATTTGTGTTGCATCGGAAAATGTTCATTTTCAAATTCCAAAAGAAATAAAAGATAACCATTAATTTCATGTATTTCGGTTTTGGAGAAAAAAATCAATGGATTGGAACAAATCACTTGAAAAAATAGCAAAAACAAATCCAACATTAGATATACGCACAGACCGACTATCTCGCTGGTTATATGCTACAGATGCTTCTATATATGAACTTATGCCTGCGGGTGTGGCTTTTCCAAGAAATACTGATGAGGTTCAGCAATTAGTTGTTCTATGTGCTAACGAAGGTATACCCCTCATACCGAGAGGAGCCGGCTCGGGTTTAGGGGGTGGTGCTATTGGCGAAGGTTTGATTATTGACCTTTCTCGTTATATGCGAAACACTTCCAGAGTTAACAAAGAAGAACAATCGATATGGGTTGATGCGGGGACAGTACTGGATAATCTGAATGATTTTGTCAAACCTGTTGGATTGATGTTTGGTCCGGATGTAGCAACGAGTTCCCGAGCGACGATTGGCGGAATGATTGCGAATAACTCCTCCGGTGCTTTTGTGCATCATTATGGAGTTACAATAGACCATATTCATGCTATTGAAATAATTACATCTACCGGAGAAAGACAAATCCTGGATAAAGATACACCTGAAACATGGAAGAAATTAGAAATTATTGCAGATTTGGTAAAACCGCATATATCGGAGATACAAGCCCTATTTCACGATGGTATAAAAAAGCGCTGGCCTGGATATGCATTAGACCGTTACTGTAAAATTCTCCCCTGTCCCATTCCTCTCTTCGGTGGAAGTGAAGGGACTTTAGGAATTATTACACGAGCCAAATTAAATCTCGTTCCCATTCCCGGACAGCGGACTTCGATTGTTTTTATGTTTCATACGATAGAAGAAGCCATGAATGCCATTGTCCCTTTGATGAATTTCCAGCCTGCAAGCATTGAACATATTGATGATATTCTTTTCAATCAAACACGGGGACAACGCAATTTTGAACCTGTTCGTCAATTATTAGGTCTGGATAGTGCTCAATATAAATCGTTGCTTTTTGTGGAATTCTTCGACCCCCCTCAGGACCTTATCAATGAAGTGCTAAACCTAAAATTAGGGCAAAATTTCCTTTACTGCAAAGATGTTCAGCAACGCAATATGCTCTGGGAATTCCGTAAAGCAGGGTTATCATTACTCACAGGAATGAAAGGTTCTGCCAAACCTGCCACAGGTGTTGAGGATACAGCGGTTCGTCCTGAAGATTTACATTTGTATGTTCAGGAATTGTCGGAAATTATGAACCGCTACGAGGTGCAGGCTTCTTTTTATGGACATGCTTCTGCGGGGCTTTTGCATGTCCGCCCTGTATTAGATTTGCATAAACCTACGGATATTAAAAAATTTCGCAAATTAGCGGAGGATGTTTTTACCCTGGTTCGAAAATATCGGGGAACTTTTACCGGGGAACATGGAGTAGGAATGGCTCATTCCGAATTTATGAAAGAGCAAATCGGAGAGAATCTTTTCCGACTCATGGCACAAATCAAGCATACCCTTGACCCTCAATGCTTGATGAACCCCGGTAAAATAACAGATGTGTCTCGTTTCCGTTTTGATGAAAACCTGCGATGGCGGAAATTAACCCTTCCCTTTGAACCTTGTTTAGCCTTTTCTGCAAAAGATAACTCTTTTATTGGTAATTTAGAACAATGTAATGGATGTGGAGCCTGCCGAAAAGAAACCCCTACTATGTGTCCTACTTTTATTGCTCGCGGCGAAGAAATTCTCTCCACACGAGGTAGAGCCAATATTATCCGCCATATAATCGAGGAATCTGCACATAATCCGAATATATTATATTCCTCGGAACTTGAACAAGCCCTAAAATATTGCCTTGCCTGCCGTGCCTGCACTGTGGAATGTCCCTCTAATGTAAATATGTCCCTCTTAAAAGCGGAATTGCTCCATGCTCTGAACTCAAAAT contains:
- a CDS encoding DUF1559 domain-containing protein, which produces MKKQGFTLIELLVVIAIIGILAAILLPALARAREAARRSSCQNNLKQWGVVLKMYCNEAKGERFPPLQVVRTKCENPAENYKFAIAAAPAVDTIYPEYLTDPSIAICPSDARDTAQYLKKQDGTTYLTCEPERIDASYAYLGWVFDRNKELGTAPLSNYSVLNSLISLMGGQAVSSSSPVPIQLAEAVSKLITDSLTPIGACISSPNQAAATQLMAIADRDISVPAGTGNGGSSTVYRLREGIERFLITDINNPAASNNAQSEVYIMLDQFSAYGAIDFFNHLPGGCNVLYMDGHVEFIRYIGSNDTTNPDVNATEPILPSVGVVIGIISQAAGYQ
- a CDS encoding putative DNA modification/repair radical SAM protein; its protein translation is MLVKKSPDIIQKLDILTRGAKYDVSCASSGVERKSSTGKLGNTLSGGLCHSWSSDGRCISLLKTLQTNYCHNNCAYCINRCKNDIKRTTVAPEELANITYEFYRRNYIEGLFLSSGIFNNANRTMELMLDTVKILRKRYGFNGYIHMKILPGAEENAIEEAILWADRVSINVELPTTSSLQLLAPQKDLKQIIATMRKINVIREKLLSSSQGNGFYAKSGQSTQMIIGATPETDWQILRLSEYLYRNIQLKRVYYSAYVPLNQDPILPSFTNPPLRREHRLYQADWLLRFYKFSLDELLTEKNPNLDERFDPKVSWALRHLQFFPVEIMRADIFQLLRVPGIGPTSARRIIQARKTGTLNMDILKKLGVVVKRAIYFITIQGRYFGSISLDHPLLPEKLLEREFPNDVEVGDLFNHEQQLA
- the ispH gene encoding 4-hydroxy-3-methylbut-2-enyl diphosphate reductase; translated protein: MHIILAKPRGFCAGVERAIHCVKRALELFGKPVYVLNHIVHNTHVVEMLKKQGAIFVRNIEDVPTNSILLFSAHGVGPEQWEKARKRNLKIIDATCPLVERVHRLAKKYAEQGYTILLIGDAGHDETIGTMGWAKGNVFLVQNVRDAETIEIPETNRIAYITQTTLSVEDCKKIVDILQQRFPNLQSPSRGNICYATTNRQKAVLSLAEKADIVIVVGDSESANSRRLVDIAKSAGKIAYLVLDATEIQPKFLEGVKTVLITSGASVPEEHVQGVIQFLSSIETCTIEEICVASENVHFQIPKEIKDNH
- a CDS encoding FAD-linked oxidase C-terminal domain-containing protein; amino-acid sequence: MDWNKSLEKIAKTNPTLDIRTDRLSRWLYATDASIYELMPAGVAFPRNTDEVQQLVVLCANEGIPLIPRGAGSGLGGGAIGEGLIIDLSRYMRNTSRVNKEEQSIWVDAGTVLDNLNDFVKPVGLMFGPDVATSSRATIGGMIANNSSGAFVHHYGVTIDHIHAIEIITSTGERQILDKDTPETWKKLEIIADLVKPHISEIQALFHDGIKKRWPGYALDRYCKILPCPIPLFGGSEGTLGIITRAKLNLVPIPGQRTSIVFMFHTIEEAMNAIVPLMNFQPASIEHIDDILFNQTRGQRNFEPVRQLLGLDSAQYKSLLFVEFFDPPQDLINEVLNLKLGQNFLYCKDVQQRNMLWEFRKAGLSLLTGMKGSAKPATGVEDTAVRPEDLHLYVQELSEIMNRYEVQASFYGHASAGLLHVRPVLDLHKPTDIKKFRKLAEDVFTLVRKYRGTFTGEHGVGMAHSEFMKEQIGENLFRLMAQIKHTLDPQCLMNPGKITDVSRFRFDENLRWRKLTLPFEPCLAFSAKDNSFIGNLEQCNGCGACRKETPTMCPTFIARGEEILSTRGRANIIRHIIEESAHNPNILYSSELEQALKYCLACRACTVECPSNVNMSLLKAELLHALNSKYLPRFTKFLLSNIDTFGKIASLTPSLANFSLNNKWLRNILEHFSGIIAKRPLPLYAREPFHRWFYKTYNGWKTPKGIRGTILLWDDCFTRYHEPEIGKDAVKVLTSAGFRVEILPDRSCCGRPSFSVGNLENARKKGEQNLNILKDRKEPILFLEPSCFTMFYEDYKELKLESAEMIAEKSMLLEEFLVNLLDSDSSALSFSRNKSMQIAVHTHCHTKATRGSIPMKRLLSRIPNAQVQILPSACCGMAGAYGIMKDTYELSMDVGKHLKELIEKLPNSTKVVASGTSCRQQISYITNRKAEHFIQVLAQTIN